A window of the Burkholderia sp. 9120 genome harbors these coding sequences:
- a CDS encoding ABC transporter permease, with protein MTVKQRTSLYRSFQIQCRVVGALLMREILTRYGRHNIGFLWIFFEPMSFTLGVTALWIAAKATHGGNLPITAFAVTGYSTVLLWRNCANRCALAILPNQSLLYHRNVRVIDLFLARVVLEVAGATMSLIFLTTFFVALGMMAPPQNITLMIAGWIYLAFLGMGLGFTVGALSEKSETLDRIWHTIAYLLFPLSGAPFMVEWLPPVAQKFVLLIPMVHGVEMLRSGYFGTLIKPHYDVSYMITSDLILLFIGLVLVRDVSMRVEPE; from the coding sequence ATGACGGTGAAGCAAAGAACGTCGCTGTATCGATCGTTCCAGATCCAATGCCGCGTGGTTGGCGCGCTGCTCATGCGCGAAATTCTGACCCGTTATGGACGGCATAACATCGGTTTTCTCTGGATTTTCTTCGAACCGATGTCGTTCACCCTTGGCGTAACGGCATTGTGGATCGCCGCGAAAGCAACCCATGGTGGCAATCTACCCATCACCGCATTCGCAGTGACGGGTTATTCGACCGTCCTGCTTTGGCGAAATTGCGCCAATCGATGCGCGCTCGCCATCCTTCCTAACCAAAGCCTTCTTTATCACCGCAATGTAAGGGTGATTGACCTGTTCCTTGCCCGAGTTGTCCTAGAAGTGGCTGGCGCAACCATGTCACTTATATTCCTAACGACGTTCTTCGTCGCGCTCGGTATGATGGCCCCTCCGCAGAACATCACATTGATGATTGCCGGTTGGATTTATCTGGCATTTCTCGGTATGGGCCTCGGATTTACGGTCGGCGCGTTGAGCGAGAAAAGTGAAACTCTCGATCGAATCTGGCACACAATTGCTTATCTGCTGTTTCCCCTGTCTGGGGCTCCATTCATGGTTGAGTGGTTACCCCCTGTCGCCCAGAAATTCGTCCTCCTGATTCCAATGGTGCACGGCGTGGAGATGCTGCGCAGCGGCTATTTCGGTACGCTGATCAAGCCGCACTACGATGTCAGTTACATGATTACGTCAGATCTAATCCTTCTTTTTATCGGTCTCGTACTTGTGCGCGATGTGAGCATGCGCGTGGAGCCGGAATGA
- a CDS encoding capsule polysaccharide export protein gives METVSSNNEALPPSGKKKGLVERIKGVNRIFALTVVVPTTIAIVYFGLIASDIYVSESRFVVRSAQRQSQTSVVGALLQGTGFSRAQDDTYPVIDYIQSRDALKELNQKDYIATAYGNHGDVLSHFSRSIDDSFEALWKYYGRHVVSVDFDSTSAITTLQVRGYTANDAENINEKLLEMSERLVNRMNERAATDTVEFAQHQVDSAAGKAQDAAAALATYRDSYTVFDPEKQSALQLQQVTALQTQMFAAQTQLLQLQSIAPQNPQIPVLKTSIETLQKQIEAATGGVTGAKNSLSSKAAAYARLQLDSQFADRQLASAMAALENSRAEAQRKQLYLERLVQPNTPDVAIEPKRLKSIFEVCALGMILWGVLSLLLAGMREHRD, from the coding sequence TTGGAAACAGTATCTAGCAACAACGAAGCGCTGCCGCCTTCGGGGAAAAAGAAAGGGCTGGTCGAACGTATCAAGGGCGTCAACCGCATTTTTGCGCTGACCGTCGTCGTGCCGACTACTATTGCGATTGTGTATTTTGGGTTGATCGCTTCGGATATTTATGTGTCCGAGTCTCGTTTTGTGGTGCGCAGTGCGCAACGGCAGAGTCAGACGAGCGTGGTGGGGGCGTTGCTGCAAGGAACTGGGTTTTCGCGGGCGCAGGACGATACCTACCCGGTGATTGACTATATTCAGTCGCGAGACGCGCTTAAGGAGTTGAATCAGAAGGACTATATTGCCACGGCCTATGGAAATCATGGCGACGTCTTGAGTCACTTTTCACGCAGCATCGACGACAGCTTCGAAGCCTTGTGGAAGTATTACGGCAGGCACGTTGTCTCCGTGGATTTCGATTCGACATCGGCTATTACGACACTCCAGGTTCGCGGCTATACCGCTAACGACGCAGAAAACATCAACGAGAAACTGCTCGAAATGAGCGAGCGACTCGTCAACCGCATGAACGAACGCGCGGCGACCGACACGGTCGAATTCGCGCAGCATCAGGTCGACTCGGCAGCCGGCAAGGCACAAGACGCGGCAGCGGCGCTTGCGACGTATCGTGATTCCTATACGGTTTTCGATCCGGAAAAGCAGTCGGCATTGCAATTGCAACAGGTCACGGCGCTTCAGACGCAGATGTTTGCCGCCCAGACGCAGTTGCTGCAACTTCAATCGATCGCGCCGCAAAATCCGCAGATTCCGGTTCTGAAGACCAGCATCGAGACGCTTCAAAAGCAGATTGAAGCCGCGACAGGCGGCGTGACAGGTGCCAAGAACTCTCTGTCGAGCAAAGCGGCGGCCTACGCGCGTCTGCAACTCGACTCGCAGTTTGCTGACAGGCAACTAGCATCAGCAATGGCCGCCTTGGAAAATTCTCGCGCCGAAGCCCAGCGCAAACAGCTTTACCTGGAGAGATTGGTTCAACCGAACACACCGGACGTCGCAATTGAACCGAAGCGATTGAAGTCCATTTTTGAGGTGTGCGCATTGGGAATGATTCTATGGGGCGTTCTGAGTCTGTTGCTCGCGGGCATGCGTGAACATCGCGACTAA
- a CDS encoding capsular biosynthesis protein: protein MHRSFLALQGTASPFFSRLAVALRERGHAVRRINFCGGDLVYAGNGDAQNFSGQASDLSDWYVNQVKCNSFTDVLMFGDCRDIHRQMHPIAQANGLRVHVFEEGYVRPHWLTLEKHGVNGRSQLPRDPAWYRDQRRVTPPGPPGQPTGYNLYERAFHDIRYRGANTFFATRFPHYRSHRPRNGFFEYSGLAARALRQRQHHRDSDQVTRELLDAGRAYYIFPLQLNSDAQIVVHSPFDSVREAIAKVLTSFASHAPADSWLVIKNHPLDTGLIDYRRHAEQLARELGMAERLRFIDAGHLPTLLDHARGAVVVNSTVGLSALHHRRPLIALGTAIYGMPGLTWQGSLDDFWLHAEAPDMHLYQAFLDYVVHHTQINGDFYTRRGIAMATAGAVRRLEAATHA from the coding sequence ATGCACCGCTCCTTTCTCGCCCTGCAAGGCACGGCTTCTCCGTTCTTTAGCCGACTTGCGGTTGCATTGCGCGAGCGCGGCCATGCGGTTCGAAGAATTAATTTTTGTGGCGGCGATCTGGTGTACGCCGGAAATGGCGATGCACAAAATTTCAGCGGACAGGCGAGCGACTTAAGCGACTGGTATGTCAATCAAGTGAAATGCAACAGCTTTACCGACGTCTTAATGTTCGGTGACTGCCGCGACATTCACCGTCAAATGCATCCCATTGCACAAGCCAACGGGTTGCGCGTCCACGTTTTCGAAGAAGGTTATGTCCGCCCGCATTGGCTGACGCTGGAAAAGCACGGCGTCAATGGCCGTTCGCAATTGCCGCGCGACCCCGCCTGGTATCGCGATCAGCGCCGGGTGACGCCACCGGGCCCGCCCGGTCAACCGACCGGCTATAACCTCTACGAACGCGCATTCCACGATATCCGCTATCGCGGCGCGAACACCTTTTTCGCCACGCGCTTTCCGCATTACCGCAGCCACCGTCCGAGAAACGGCTTCTTCGAGTACTCCGGGCTGGCTGCCCGCGCATTGCGTCAACGCCAGCATCATCGCGATTCCGACCAGGTCACGCGCGAGTTGCTGGACGCCGGCCGCGCGTATTACATCTTCCCGCTGCAATTGAATTCGGACGCACAGATAGTGGTGCATTCACCGTTCGACAGCGTGCGCGAAGCCATTGCCAAAGTACTCACTTCGTTTGCCAGTCACGCGCCGGCCGACAGTTGGCTCGTGATCAAGAACCATCCGCTCGACACCGGCCTGATCGATTATCGTCGTCACGCCGAGCAACTCGCGCGTGAACTCGGTATGGCCGAGCGCCTGCGTTTCATCGACGCCGGCCATCTGCCGACGCTGCTCGATCACGCACGCGGCGCTGTCGTGGTGAACAGCACGGTGGGGTTGTCGGCGCTGCATCACCGCCGTCCTTTGATCGCGTTGGGCACCGCCATTTACGGCATGCCAGGCCTCACCTGGCAGGGCTCGCTGGACGATTTCTGGCTGCACGCCGAAGCGCCGGACATGCATCTGTACCAGGCCTTTCTGGACTACGTGGTGCACCACACCCAGATCAACGGCGACTTCTACACGCGCAGAGGTATCGCCATGGCGACGGCCGGCGCGGTACGGCGACTCGAGGCGGCCACGCATGCGTAA
- a CDS encoding SDR family NAD(P)-dependent oxidoreductase — MRNSAPCHVVITGASAGLGRALAHAYAAPGVVLGLIGRDADRLDAVAETCRAQGAQVDAGLIDVRDGAAMQTWLDQFDDRHPIDLLIANAGAASTLASAQDWEGLARTAAIVDTNFYGAIHAALPVIARMRPRKSGQIALISSIAALRGMAISPAYCASKSAIKAYGDSVRPILARDGVRMSIVLPGFVKTAMSDVFPGDKPFLWSAEKAATHIQRKLQNGRAEIAFPGLLAFGMRLLPLLPAVVADAILGGLSYLPREER; from the coding sequence ATGCGTAACAGCGCGCCATGCCACGTCGTCATTACCGGCGCGAGCGCGGGGCTTGGCCGCGCGCTCGCGCATGCGTATGCGGCGCCCGGTGTGGTGCTGGGTCTGATCGGCCGCGATGCCGACCGTCTCGACGCTGTAGCGGAAACTTGTCGCGCGCAAGGCGCGCAGGTCGACGCCGGCCTGATCGACGTACGCGACGGCGCGGCGATGCAAACATGGCTCGACCAGTTCGACGACCGTCATCCGATCGATCTGCTGATCGCCAATGCGGGCGCGGCGAGCACGCTCGCGTCGGCTCAGGATTGGGAAGGGCTGGCGCGCACGGCGGCGATCGTCGACACCAATTTCTACGGCGCGATCCACGCGGCGCTGCCGGTCATTGCCCGCATGCGGCCGCGCAAGAGCGGCCAGATCGCGCTCATCAGCTCGATCGCCGCGCTGCGCGGCATGGCGATTTCACCCGCGTATTGCGCCAGCAAATCGGCGATCAAAGCGTATGGCGACTCGGTTCGCCCGATCCTCGCGCGCGACGGCGTACGCATGTCGATCGTCTTGCCGGGCTTCGTGAAGACGGCCATGAGCGATGTCTTCCCCGGCGACAAACCATTCCTCTGGTCGGCGGAAAAAGCCGCGACGCACATTCAGCGCAAATTGCAGAACGGCCGCGCCGAAATAGCATTTCCTGGTCTGCTGGCGTTCGGCATGCGTCTTCTGCCGTTGCTGCCCGCGGTCGTGGCCGACGCGATTCTCGGCGGCCTGTCGTACCTGCCACGCGAGGAGCGCTGA